A stretch of DNA from Henriciella sp. AS95:
GCGCCGCGATAGCAATCGGCTTCGTCTGGAATGCCATGGCAGAGCAGGGAACCGACGTGCCGACGGAATCGACGCGGCTTTCGACCGCGATCTTCGCAGGCGGCTGCTTCTGGTGCGTGGAGTCTGATTTTGACAAGGTCGACGGCGTGGTCTCGACGATCTCGGGCTATACTGGCGGCACGGTTGATAATCCGAGCTACAAGCAGGTCACCTATGGCGACACCGGCCACTATGAGGCGGTAAAAGTCAGCTACGATCCGCAGCGCGTCTCCTATGAGGAACTTGTCGATCACTTTTTCCATACGATTGACCCGACCGATCCGAGAGGACAGTTCTGCGACAAGGGGCCGAGCTATCGCACGGCTGTGTTCGTCCAGGACGCCGAAGAGCGCGAGACCGCAGAAGCTGAAATCGAAACCATTGAGGAATCAGGTGTCTTGCCTGGGCCTGTCGTCACAAAAGTCATTGATGCGAGCGAGTTCTGGCCCGCTGAAGACTATCACCAGGATTATTACCGCACGACGCCGGTCAGATACCGCTTCTATCGACAAGGCTGTGGCCGCGACGCCAAGTTGAAGAAAATCTGGGGCGACGCGGCGATCACGGCCGATTAGGCAGACCCTTCAACGCAATGAAGAAGCCCCGCAACCGGAATGGCTGCGGGGTTATTTTTGGTGAACGGATCAGGCGGACTTACCGCTCATCCTCATCGTCATCGACCATCTGGTCCATGCGGAAGAGGCGCGGGTCGACGTTGACGTTCGTCTGAATGTCTTCCAGAGCCACCAGCGTCGTCTGGCGATTGGCATCCAGAGCACGCCAGCTCAGCAGCTGATAGTTGGACGCGTCGAAGTAAAGCGTCACCGAACCGTCGGACTCACCGGCCTTGTCCTCGACCGTAATCGCAATATTGCCTTCGGTGCGGCGAACATCCGTGACGCGGGTCTCATTGTCGAAATCGAGCTCATCATCGAGGATGATGCCAAGTGGTGTCGAAGCAATCGGCACACGGTCCACGGTCTCCAGATCACTGTCTTCCATCGCGACGGTCGTGCCATCGGCCACAATCAGGATCGGCGTCGGCTCATCATAATCAAAGCGCATGCGGCCCGGCCGACGGAGCGCAAAGTCGCCTTGCGTCACGCTGCCATCCGGAGAGACTTGCACAAAGCGGCCCTTGGCTGTCTTTGCATCCGCCAGCGACATCGCTGCCGCCTTCAGGATGGCGCGGCGCTCCGTTGCAGACACAGCCGAGGTTTCTGCGCGTGCCGGCGCTTCAGTCTCAACAACAGCTTCGGCTTCGTCATCAAATTGTGGCTCGGCGAGGTCAGTGTCTTCCACATCCGCCTGAGCGAGGATGATCTCTGGCTCTGAACGCACAGGCGCGGGAACTGGCTCTGCTTCAGCCTTTTTGATCTGCACCGGACGTGTGGCTTTCGGGGCCGATGCTTCGGCCGTCGCTGCTGCAATCAGCTGCGTTGCCGGAGCGACCGACGGAAACATGTCGAAGTGGTCCGCCTGGAAAGCCAGCGGACTTGAGCCCATGATGAACAGGGCTGCGATGGGGTTCATAAGAAAGGTCATATCTTTCTCCCGTGTTGGACAAGAGAGATAGCAACGCACGAGCGAGAAAACAGGGCCGAAAAAAGGTATTTCCGCCCAGTTTCGTTGTCCGTCGTTCAGGCTGACCTGCAGCTAACGCCCTGAATGAACGTCTGTTATATGGAGCCTGCAAAGGCCATTCAGATCAGTCGGAAGGGTCGCCCCGCGCGAGGATTTCACGCTTACCAGCATGGTTTGGCGCTGAGATCACGCCTTCCTCCTCAAGTCTTTCAATCAGAGTCGCAGCTTTATTGTAACCAATCTTGAGCCGGCGCTGAAGGTAGGAGGTGGATGCGCGCTTGTCGCGAATGACGATGGCCATCGCCTGGGCGTAGAGATCATCTTCACCATCGC
This window harbors:
- the msrA gene encoding peptide-methionine (S)-S-oxide reductase MsrA, which produces MKRSQSTLIAAIAGGAAIAIGFVWNAMAEQGTDVPTESTRLSTAIFAGGCFWCVESDFDKVDGVVSTISGYTGGTVDNPSYKQVTYGDTGHYEAVKVSYDPQRVSYEELVDHFFHTIDPTDPRGQFCDKGPSYRTAVFVQDAEERETAEAEIETIEESGVLPGPVVTKVIDASEFWPAEDYHQDYYRTTPVRYRFYRQGCGRDAKLKKIWGDAAITAD
- a CDS encoding outer membrane lipoprotein carrier protein LolA; protein product: MTFLMNPIAALFIMGSSPLAFQADHFDMFPSVAPATQLIAAATAEASAPKATRPVQIKKAEAEPVPAPVRSEPEIILAQADVEDTDLAEPQFDDEAEAVVETEAPARAETSAVSATERRAILKAAAMSLADAKTAKGRFVQVSPDGSVTQGDFALRRPGRMRFDYDEPTPILIVADGTTVAMEDSDLETVDRVPIASTPLGIILDDELDFDNETRVTDVRRTEGNIAITVEDKAGESDGSVTLYFDASNYQLLSWRALDANRQTTLVALEDIQTNVNVDPRLFRMDQMVDDDEDER